The Rugosibacter aromaticivorans region CTGTGGCCGGCGCGCAATGACCGCAACCTGGACCTTGGGCTTACCCAGCGTGGTGAGGTTTTTTGTTAGCTCCAGCTCTTTACCCGCATTGTTACCAGAAAGTATCTGAATCGCACCTAACGGCAGAACCGCAGTGGACTCAGTAACAGCAGGCAATGGGGCGACAGGTGACACAGGCGCGGGCATCGCGGGTGGCTGCTCCGACATGTCGTCCGCTGGCGTCTTGAACTTATCATCCGCCGCGTTATAACTTTCTGCCGATGACGGCATGGTAGCAGCCATAGCCGCTGTTCCAGGGCGAAAAATCATGGTGCGTTCAAAATCATCATTGTTGCGGGGAGATTGCACAGCATCATTGACATACTTGAGGCTGTACTTACCCAGCGCAATGACATCACCTGTCTGCAAAAAATGTTTTTTGATCGACTGACCATTCACGAAGGTGCCATTAGTACTATTGAGGTCTTCCAGAAAAGAGTCGTTATAAATAGTAATAATGACGGCATGCTCGCCTGAGATTGCCAGATTATCGATCTGAATGTCGTTGTGCGGTTTGCGACCAATGGTGGTTCGCTCTTTGGTGAGCGGAATTTCTTTAAGAATCGCACCATCAATACTAAGTATGAGTTTGGACATTCTTTTCTTCCTTCACGAAACCACAATACTTAAACCAGGTTAAGAGACGATGCCACCAGCTAACAAGGGGCGAGACCAAGGTCGAGGTCGTTTTTTTTACTTTGACTAGAATGACGGAAACATTATCACGCCCACCATGATCATTCGCCAATTGTATCAACTGCAATGCACACAGATCGAGATTAGCTGACAGCGCGCTCAATGTCGCCCCAATATCTTTATCCGGCACCATATCATTGAGTCCATCAGAACAAAATAGATAGATATCGTCACTGATCATTTCAAAATCATGGATTTCTGGGGAGACTTGCGCATCGATGCCTACAGCGCGCGTCACCAGATTTTTGTTCCGCGATAATTGTGCCTGCTCACGGGTTAATAATCCACTGGCGATTTTCTCTTCCAGCCACGAGTGGTCACGTGTGATTTGAACAAAATCTTTTCCTCGCAACCGATACACGCGAGAGTCACCAATATGCGCTACTGTCAGTTGATTGCCTTGAAACACGCCAATGACCAGCGTGGTTCCCATCCCGGCATACTGCGCCTGAGTTTGTGCCGCCGAAAAAATGGCACGATTTGTCTCTGCGATGGCAACTGCTAATGCGGCGTGCGTCGAAGATAGGGCAGCGGCCAGCGTGGCGCCAACTGCTCGTTTGGCAAAGACTTTTTCCAGCCGCTTCCCCAGCATCGAGGTTGCCATGCCACTGGCAACTTCGCCTGCGTTATAGCCACCCATACCATCGGCAAGGACAACAATGCCACATGCAGCGTTCGCCAAAATAGAATCTTCGTTATTTGATCGGACCTTGCCCGGGTCGGTCCGGGTGACTATTTCCAGCACTGAATCCAGCTGCATTACTGCCTCCATAAATGCAATTATCCACGCAGGGACAACTGCTTAACCTGGATTCGCTCGCGCTGTCCAGAATACTTGGTTGCTTAGACACTCACGCCCTTAATTATCCCAGAATCATACGGGGCGACGTCGTGGATTCCAACTATTTCGGGTACAGACGCCATTCTTGCAGCCCTGACGCAACCCCGTCAATCCATTTAATGATCGATGGTAAAAATTGCTGCGGCCCCTCGCCTTGTTTAGGCCACACACGCAAAAAGCCGCTCCGGCATACGCTGGAACGGCTTTTTTTGGTTCTTGCACTGTCTTGCCAGCACGCCCTGCAGGGGCCGCGAAGCCAATCCCCTTGCGGGAAACTTGCGGTGCCGACTTTTGCGTTACAGCATGGCTTTGAGCAATTTGGCCATTTCTGACGGATTGCGCGTTACCTTGAAGCCACAGTCTTCCATAATGGCAAGCTTGGCCTCTGCCGTATCCGCACCGCCGGAAATCAGCGCACCGGCGTGGCCCATGCGTTTACCTGCGGGAGCCGTTACGCCAGCGATAAAGCCGACGATCGGTTTTTTCATATTGGTTTTGCACCACAGCGCCGCATCGGCTTCGTCCGGACCACCGATTTCACCAATCATGATCACTGCATCGGTATCAGGATCCTCATTAAAGGCACGCATCACGTCAATATGCTTTAATCCGTTGATCGGGTCGCCACCAATGCCCACCGCTGACGATTGGCCGAGGCCGATTTCGGTGAGTTGCGCCACCGCTTCATACGTCAATGTACCGGAACGCGATACTACGCCAATACGTCCTTTGCGGTGAATGTGACCGGGCATAATGCCGATTTTAATCTCATCCGGTGTAATCAAACCCGGGCAATTGGGGCCCAGCAGCAGCGTCTCTTTACCGCCGGCGGCGACCTTATGCTTCATCTTGTTGCGCACCATCAGCATGTCGCGCACGGGAATGCCTTCGGTGATGCAAATGGCCAGATCAAGGTCGGCTTCGCAGGCTTCCCAGATTGCATCGGCAGCGCCCGCGGGCGGCACATAAATGACGGAAACCGTGGCACCTGTTTCCGATTTGGCTTCCTTGACCGAGGCGTAAATCGGAATATCAAAAATCTTCTCACCCGCTTTTTTCGGGTTTACGCCAGCCACAAAACAATTTTTGCCATTGGCGTATTCCTGGCATTTTTCGGTATGAAACTGACCCGTTTTACCAGTGATACCTTGGGTGATGACCTTGGTGTTTTTATCAATCAGAATGGACATTTAAGTTTTCCTTAGCGTGATTCTTAACGCAATTCTTAGCGAACAGCGGCGACGATCTTGGTCGCCGCCTCGGCCATGGTGTCGGCAGAAATGATCGGCAGGCCTGAATCCTTGAGTATCTGCTTGCCGAGGTCTTCGTTGGTGCCCTTCATGCGCACCACCAGCGGCACCGAAAGATGTGTTTCCCGCGCGGCGGTAACTACCCCGTTGGCAATGGTGTCGCACTTCATGATGCCGCCGAAAATATTCACCAGAATGCCTTTTACCGCCGGATTCTTGAGCATGATCTTGAACGCTTCGGTGACTTTCTCAGTCGTCGCACCACCGCCCACATCAAGAAAGTTGGCAGGTTCCGCGCCGAACAGCTTGATGGTATCCATGGTTGCCATCGCCAGGCCGGCGCCATTGACCAGACAGCCGATATTGCCATCCAGCGAGATATACGCCAGATCAAATTTCGAGGCCTCGATTTCAGCCGCATCTTCTTCGTCCAGATCGCGATAGGCCACGATGTCTGGATGACGAAAGAGTGCGTTGGGATCAAAATTGAACTTCGCATCCAGCGCCTTGATTTTGCCGTTGCCTTCGAGAATCAGCGGGTTGATCTCAGCCAGGCTGGCATCGGTTTCCATGTAGCAGGTGTAGAGATGCTTGATTTGTTGCACGGCATCAGATTGAGAGGCTTCCGGCACGCCAATACCACGCGCCAGATGCAGCGCCTGCTGGTCGGTTACGCCAACCAGCGGATCGATAAATTCTTTCAGAATCTTTTCCGGCGTGGCGTGAGCGACTTCCTCGATGTCCATCCCCCCTTCGGAAGAGGCCATGATCGCCACCTTTTGGGTCGCGCGATCCGTCAGCACCGCGAGATAATATTCTTGCCTGATGTCGGCACCTTCTTCAATCAGCAAGCGACGGACTTTTTGTCCGGTAGCGCTCGTCTGATGGGTGATGAGCTGCATGCCGAGAATCTGGCTGGCGTACTGGCGAACTTCGTCGAGCGATTTGGCAACCTTCACGCCACCGCCCTTGCCGCGTCCACCGGCGTGGATTTGCGCCTTCACGACCCACACCTTGGTGCCCAGCGTCTTACTGAGTTCTTCGGCCGCTTTCACGGCCTCATCAACAGAAAAGCACGGAATGCCACGCGGAACAGTCATCCCAAATTGTTTCAGGAGTTCCTTACCCTGATATTCATGAATTTTCATGCGTCATCCTTATCCTTGTAGTCAGTGGTTAATGGTGCTTGGGTCTTAGCCGGTCTGAGTCTGAATTAGCCGGCAGCCTTGTGTTGTCGGTACCATCGCGGATAGAAGCGCCGCACAGTCTCCGAAGAAGTTTCCAGCGCGTGGCATTTATCGAGCTGAAAAGGTTGTTTTGTCACATGATCGTCCCAATCCATGACACCGTTGTCGCGTTGAATACTGGCCATGGTCTGAAAAGCAGCGGTTGGCAGCGACCCCAGCAACTCGGTCATGTGCGAGCAACCACGCACCCCGCCAAAGCGCTCGGTCACCGCACGACGAAACCCCTTGAGTAGGCTTAAGCCAATCAACTGCCGATACACTGGCGCGATGGTGTCACACCCGCCCGGATAAGGCACCGCATCTGAGCTTGCCACGGCATCATGAATTGTCATGCCCTGGTCAATGGTGATCCGCACGCGCATATCGTGCAAGGGTTCGCCTTTGGCGCGCACCCCAAGAGAAGGCGGCAGCGGGTAATCCTTGTCTTTTAGGTCGATCATGCGCGCTTCAATATCCAGCAGTCCATCTTCACGATGCCAGCATTCGATGTCGACGCGGCGAATATGCACTAATTTTCGAGGAACGCTGGGAGCAGGTAAAGGCATGGCGTTAAAAAACGAAAAACCAGGGAAACTAATGGCGGGAAGGTTAGTGGAACCAATGAGCCGCCTTAAAAAATCAAGGACAACTCCAGGCAATCTCATGTAGCGAGCAATGGTAGCGGCTACCTACCTTTGCCTGCTTTTTTTGCGGTGCGAGATGATACCATGCTACTCCGTCCTCATGCTAAACCCGGGACTGCCAAGACATCTTGCCTTTGCGTTTCCTTTACGTATGATTGATCTGTGCACCCTCGCTTTGTGCGCCAATCACCGCCAACGCTTAGCCCTCCCGATCGTTGTTATCTACCGACCCTACCCACTGATACCATGACCCATTCCTCTGAAACCCCTCCCCCGAAAGAAAAAACTACCCCGCTAGCCACCTTGGGTGGCGGCTGCTTCTGGTGCCTTGAAGCAGCCTTCATTCAACTCACGGGAGTACATTCGGTTATCTCCGGCTATGCCGGCGGCGCGGGAGAAAACCCCGATTACAACAGCGTGTGCAGCGGCAGCACCGGACATGCGGAAGTCGTTCAGGTACATTTCGATCCGGCGGTAATCGACTACCGCACGCTGCTCGAAGCCTTTTTCGCCATTCATGATCCGACCACGCTCAACCGGCAGGGCAATGATGTCGGCACGCAATATCGCTCAGTCATCTTCACGCATGATGCCGAACAAGCCGCTATCGCGAATGCGCTGATTGCCGAGCTCGGCGTAGATCGCATCTGGCCTGATCCCATCGTCACCACCGTGTTGCCAGCGCCGACTTTCTGGCCGGCGGAAGCGTATCACCAGAACTACTTCGCGAATAATCCGCACCAGCCCTACTGCCAGTTTGTTGTCGGACCCAAAGCCGCCAAGTTGCGTCAGGTCTTTGCGCACCGCTTAAAGCACTGACAGCGCACCATCGCAGCATGCGAAATCAGGGCGGTGCAGTTTGCGTACCGCGTAACAAGGTAGCCGCCTGACGATAGGCTTGCAGCGCCTCGCGACGGCGGCCAGCCGCTTCAAGCTCGCGGGCGCGGCGCAAAAACTCTTCCGGCGGATCAGCCGTGTCATTTGTCACCGCCTTACTAGCGCCATCCCAGAGGATACCGTTGCGCATAACTTTTTCAGCAGCAGTGCCGATGGCTGGCGTGGCATAGCGCAATCCCGCAGACTGCGCCGCCGGATTCC contains the following coding sequences:
- the msrA gene encoding peptide-methionine (S)-S-oxide reductase MsrA gives rise to the protein MTHSSETPPPKEKTTPLATLGGGCFWCLEAAFIQLTGVHSVISGYAGGAGENPDYNSVCSGSTGHAEVVQVHFDPAVIDYRTLLEAFFAIHDPTTLNRQGNDVGTQYRSVIFTHDAEQAAIANALIAELGVDRIWPDPIVTTVLPAPTFWPAEAYHQNYFANNPHQPYCQFVVGPKAAKLRQVFAHRLKH
- a CDS encoding FHA domain-containing protein, translating into MSKLILSIDGAILKEIPLTKERTTIGRKPHNDIQIDNLAISGEHAVIITIYNDSFLEDLNSTNGTFVNGQSIKKHFLQTGDVIALGKYSLKYVNDAVQSPRNNDDFERTMIFRPGTAAMAATMPSSAESYNAADDKFKTPADDMSEQPPAMPAPVSPVAPLPAVTESTAVLPLGAIQILSGNNAGKELELTKNLTTLGKPKVQVAVIARRPQGYFITHVEGASFPVINGTMIGVRAQALRDYDIIDLAGIKMTFFLKS
- the sucD gene encoding succinate--CoA ligase subunit alpha, translated to MSILIDKNTKVITQGITGKTGQFHTEKCQEYANGKNCFVAGVNPKKAGEKIFDIPIYASVKEAKSETGATVSVIYVPPAGAADAIWEACEADLDLAICITEGIPVRDMLMVRNKMKHKVAAGGKETLLLGPNCPGLITPDEIKIGIMPGHIHRKGRIGVVSRSGTLTYEAVAQLTEIGLGQSSAVGIGGDPINGLKHIDVMRAFNEDPDTDAVIMIGEIGGPDEADAALWCKTNMKKPIVGFIAGVTAPAGKRMGHAGALISGGADTAEAKLAIMEDCGFKVTRNPSEMAKLLKAML
- the sucC gene encoding ADP-forming succinate--CoA ligase subunit beta is translated as MKIHEYQGKELLKQFGMTVPRGIPCFSVDEAVKAAEELSKTLGTKVWVVKAQIHAGGRGKGGGVKVAKSLDEVRQYASQILGMQLITHQTSATGQKVRRLLIEEGADIRQEYYLAVLTDRATQKVAIMASSEGGMDIEEVAHATPEKILKEFIDPLVGVTDQQALHLARGIGVPEASQSDAVQQIKHLYTCYMETDASLAEINPLILEGNGKIKALDAKFNFDPNALFRHPDIVAYRDLDEEDAAEIEASKFDLAYISLDGNIGCLVNGAGLAMATMDTIKLFGAEPANFLDVGGGATTEKVTEAFKIMLKNPAVKGILVNIFGGIMKCDTIANGVVTAARETHLSVPLVVRMKGTNEDLGKQILKDSGLPIISADTMAEAATKIVAAVR
- a CDS encoding DUF2889 domain-containing protein; the protein is MHIRRVDIECWHREDGLLDIEARMIDLKDKDYPLPPSLGVRAKGEPLHDMRVRITIDQGMTIHDAVASSDAVPYPGGCDTIAPVYRQLIGLSLLKGFRRAVTERFGGVRGCSHMTELLGSLPTAAFQTMASIQRDNGVMDWDDHVTKQPFQLDKCHALETSSETVRRFYPRWYRQHKAAG
- a CDS encoding Stp1/IreP family PP2C-type Ser/Thr phosphatase, producing MEAVMQLDSVLEIVTRTDPGKVRSNNEDSILANAACGIVVLADGMGGYNAGEVASGMATSMLGKRLEKVFAKRAVGATLAAALSSTHAALAVAIAETNRAIFSAAQTQAQYAGMGTTLVIGVFQGNQLTVAHIGDSRVYRLRGKDFVQITRDHSWLEEKIASGLLTREQAQLSRNKNLVTRAVGIDAQVSPEIHDFEMISDDIYLFCSDGLNDMVPDKDIGATLSALSANLDLCALQLIQLANDHGGRDNVSVILVKVKKTTSTLVSPLVSWWHRLLTWFKYCGFVKEEKNVQTHT